The DNA segment ATCTATGGCCAACCCATCGAGATCGACGTCAAGACGCCAAATATGGACGTTCTGGCTGGCCGAGGGACCGTGTTCGATACGCACTTTGCTGGCAGCTTGCCGTGCATGCCCGCCCGACGGGAATTCCTGGCCGGTGTCCAAGAGTTCCTCTGGCGTCCGTGGGGCCCGATCGAGCCGTTCGACCGGCCGCTGGCGCGTCTCGCCCGGGGCGCGGGCATCGTCACACAGCTGGTGACCGACCACTTCCACTTTTTCCAACATGGAAGCCAAGGATACTATAGCGATTACCAGGGGTTCGATTTCATCCGCGGCCAGGAACACGACGCTTGGAAGACTGCGCCCCGCTCGCCCGATCCGACCTTTCTGCGGCAATTGAATTTTGATTCTGCGCAGCCTTCGACCGATTACATGAACCCGCTCTCGTACGCCCGCAATACATTCGGGTTCAAGGATGAGGAGCAGTTTTTCGCCCCTCGCGTATTCCAAAGCGCGGCCCGCTGGATCGACGACAACCATGATCAGGAATCGTTCTTCCTTGTGATCGACAGCTTCGATGTGCACGAGCCGTTCCACAATCCCGACGCGTACGCGCGAATGTACACGGACGAGGACGTGAACGACCCGGAGATGATCTTGTGGCCAGTCTACGGGAACGTATACGAGTCCGGGCCAGCCCGGCTGTCGCCTCGGCAGGTGGCGTTCGTCCGCGCGCAGTTCGCCGGTAAGATGACCATGGTGGACCGGTGGCTGGGCCGCTTCCTGGAGCGTTTGGATCACTATGGGCTGTGGGACAACACGGCCGTGATCTTGACCTCCGACCACGGGCACTACCTTGGCGAGAAGGGCGCGATGGGCAAGCCGGATTGTCATGTTTACAACGTGCTCGCCAAAACTCCCTTGATCATTTGGCATCCACAGGCGGCAACGAATAGCCGCCGGGTTAAGGCATTGACTTCAGCCGTAGACCTATATGCCACCGTGCTGGATCTGTTGGAACTCGATGTCGACCCCGGACCGCACAGTCACAGCCTGGTTCCTCTCCTGACCGAGGCCGGCGAACGGGTTCGAGATTGGGCGCTATACGGCTACTACGGGCGGGCAGTCAACATTACGGACGGCCGTTACACTTATCACAGGGCTCCCGACTGGGAGCGGCCACTGTATTTGTATTCGACGGCATTCATGAATCCGCTCGACTGGTTCCACCCCGTTCGGCTGCCCGATCCTGACACAGTGGTTAGCGGCCGGTTTCTGCCGTATACGCCGACCCCGGTCTGGCGTTATCCGGTTCGGTTTGACCCGTGGTATAGGGAGTCGCTCCTGTTCGACACCCAGGCTGATCCGTGGCAGAATACCGATCTCAGCGGCCTGGCCCCTGATCGATTACGGAGCATGGAGGCCTTCCTGAAGGAAGCCCTTGCCGCGCTCTCGGCTCCGGACGAGCTATATGCACGTTTGGAGCTGGCCTGATCGCGCAAAACTCCGGCCTTACTTGAGGCGCTTAGGCGCGGGGAGATTCGGGTACTTGATTAAGCCATGAAAGAAGGGTGCGCCCATATTGGAAACGCCGGGTAACTGGCTTAGAACATTGGGTCTTTCCGCCGACCTAACCCATGTGCCGGAGTCACCATTGACCTTCCCGGACGGAGGGCGCTTCCGGATTGAGATTCCGGAAGTCGAGAACCTCGAAGTGTTCGACGTGATGGTGTACGCCGCCAGCCAGATGGGCGTGCCTGTCCATCGGGTGTCTCAGGGAACGGGTATCACCAAGCTCAGTGACCGAGATCTCAGGGACATGCAAGCGATGGCCTCGACGCACAACATCGGCCTGTTCCTGTTCATGGGCGTGCGGGGGGAGAACGGGCCTCTGGCACAACCCCGCAGCCGCGCGGGCGGTTCGGCCCGCAAACGTTTGCAGGGTGCAACGCAGCTCCTGTTTGCCCTGGAAGATGTCTCGCGGGCCTTGAGCGCCGGCATCCGGGGCTTCCTGATCTCGGACGAAGGGCTCCTCTCGGTTCTGGACCAGCTCAGGACTCTCGGTGAGATCCCTGTCGACGTCTCGCTCAAGACCTCGGTGTCCATGGGGCACGGCAATCCGGCTTCGGCTCAGGTCCTCTGGCGCTTGGGTGCCAACTCGTTCAATCTGCCGGTCGACCTGCCCCTGGGCGCTATCGCCGCCATCCGGCAGGCGATCCCCATCCCTCTCGACGTGTACGTGGAGGCTCCCGCCGATTTGGGAGGGGGATCTCGGTTTCACGAGTTGCCGGAAATTGTACGGGTCGCGGCGCCGGTACACCTCAAGTTCGGGCTGAGCACTGAGTCGCCAACGGACCCCGTGGGACTGCACCTGCAGTCGACGGCGAATCTGCAGATCAAGGAGCGGGTGCGACTGGCTGCAATCGGCTTGGAGGCGCTGGACCGTGCGGGGCTCCTTGGAAAGATGTCGCCGCCGGGCCATGGGTTGGCCATGGATCCATCGAAGTCACCAGGCGGATTACGGGAGTAGTAGGTGGGCCGTATACTGAGATCGCATGCGGTTACACTGCGTTCTCGCAGGGGCGCAGCTCGCTCGTCGCACGGCGCGACCCGAGTTCGATGGTCGACAGGCCCCGCCGTCGATGTGATCTTCACGGCTTCCTTGCCGAAGGGCCGGACGTTGGCCACAGTCGATCCTTTTGATCGTTTTCATTCACACACACCCGAAGCGAATACGGGTGGATCGGGTTGAGGCTTGGGTGTTAGAATGACGGACTGTACAAGGCGATAGTGCGTATGCCGAAGAAACGTGCCCAGGCGACCGGCTCCGAGAACGTATTGAAGATCATCGAGATCCTGGCATCCAGGGGCAAGGTGCGCGTGCGGGAGTTGGCGCGCGAGCTGAACATCGCGCCTTCCACCGCTATGCGGTTTCTGCGAACTCTGGTTCAAAGTGGTTTTGCCGCCGTCGATGAGGAGACTAGGCTCTATCGACCTGGGCTCCATTTCCTGCAAGTCGCGATTCAGCTGCAGGAGCAATTCACCCTTACGCGCGTCGCCCGCCCGGTTTTGGAGAACCTCTTCTCTCGGGTCCACGAAACCGTCAACCTCGGGGTCTTGAGCGACGACCTTAGAGATGTCATCCACGTTGACAAGATCGTCACCGACCGAGTGGTGCGGATCGACACGAGCATCGGTCGCACGGCGCCATCGTACTGCACCGCGCTCGGCAAGGCGATGTTGGCATTCCGCCCGACCGTAGAGGTGGGTGTTTACATAAAGCAGGCCGACTTGATCCCCCATACTCCGAATACCCTGGTGGATCCGACGGAACTGGTCAGGCACTTGGGCGATGTGCGTAGGAAGGGCTATGCCGTGGATCTGGAAGAGTACTCAGAACACCTGGAATGCGTTGCAGCCCCGGTGTTGAATGATCGAGGCGTTGCCGTCGCTGGCATCAGCATCTCCCGGCTGGTAGTTCCGGGTGAACGTAACCTCGACGCCGTGGCCGCCGAGGTCGTGAGAGCGGCTCGGGCCCTGAGCATATTCGTGGCCAATGCCTATTGACGGTCGGCCTCGGACTTTGCCAGATGAACGCGGCCTTAAAGTCGATGGCACCATGGTTAGGGCTTGGCGCCCGGAGAATCGGTGAGTCCAGCCGGAACGCGCGATGTCGGGCCACTCACAGTATTCGCTATCTGCGAACGGCCGAGCGTATCGACCGTAGCACATCACCTCCTTAATCCTCCCCGACCGCGTTGCTTGATCTTCAGCCGCCCGTTCGTCCAAAGGTCGGGACTTGACAGGGACCTGCCTGCCCGTGAGGAGGGTGCGCATGGACTTCATTGACCTGACGATTCCGATCCGTAACGGAACGCCGAGCATTCCGGGAGAGCCCGGCGGCTACGTCCTGCCGTTTGCGAAATTCGCCGTGCAGGGCTGGGTTTCGCACCAACTCCTTCTCTACACGCACCTCGGGACGCATCTCGACGCGCCGTCCCATTTCATCAAGGACGGCGGCGGGATCGAGACTTGGCCGCTCACACAGCTGATCGGGCCCGCGATCATCGCCCGCCTACGCGGAGAGCCGCAGTCTGGAGAAGTGGACTACGGTGACTTCGATTGGCCGCGTGAGCCAGGTTCGGGCGACCGAGTGCTGCTGCACACGGGTTGGGGGAAGCGCTGGGGCGCAGGAGGATACTTCTCTGGCTTCCCGTCCCTCTGCCTGCAGCTAGTACAGCGACTGATCGAAGCTGGGGTCGTCCTCGTGGGGATGGACACGCCGACCCCGCATGAGCAGGATCCGAAAACCATGCACGAGGCGCTGCTTGGGAGTCAAGTCGCCGTGCTCGAAGGTCTGATCCGCCTCGAGGAGGTGCCCGGATCGTCCGGCGAACTTATCTGCCTACCGCTGCCGCTCGTCGGACTCGATGGTGCGCCCTGCCGCGTCGTGTTCCGTGCGGACACAGGGGAGCGCCAGCGGTGAGCCGTTCGCGTGCGGTGGCCGACAATCGGTGGGCGTACAACGGTCTCAAGGCCGTCGTATTGGAGAACCGATTTCTTCGGCTGACGGTGCTGCCGGAGGCCGGTGGCAAACTCCTCAGCCTAGAGGACCGCGCGGAGCGGCGGGAGTGGCTTTGGCGCAATCCGCGGATCGCACCAGAGCGCGCATCCGTCGGGGATTCGTTCGATGACCACTGGTCGGGTGGAGCGGACACCTTCTTTCCCACATGTTATCCATGTAGCGTCGACGGACTCGACATCCCGGACTCCGGCGAATGGTGGAACGTACCATGGGAGGATTCCACCCATGAAGACGAGGCAGCCGTCCGGCTGGAACTCCGCGCTGGCGGGCGCGTCTTCCCCGTGGAATCGCTCAGGCGAATAAGTCTAGGCCACGACGCTCGTCATCTTCGCGTCGACTTCTCGATCCGGAACGTTGGACACGCACCGCTACCGTTCCTAATCGGGTTCCATCCTGCGCTTCAGGTAGTGCCGGGCAGCCGCATCCACCTGCCGCCAGGAACGGCCCAGGTGGATGAGTCGAGCGGTGGCAGCATGGGCCACGTCGGGCAGCGCTATCGCTGGCCCATGCTGCCCGTCGCAGGCGGTGATTCGGTCGACATGGGCGTCGTGCGCGGACCCGAAGCTGGCCAGTTTGCCGGGCACTTCCTGTTTCCAGACGCCGGGCGCGCCTTCTGGGCGCTCACGGACCCAGGTGGGGGCGCGGGGCTTGGGCTTTGGGCTTCCGAGGCGTTCACCGGGCTCTGGCTCTGGCAGGTGTACGGCGGCTGGCGCGGCTACTACCACGTGGCGCTGGAGCCCTGGACAGGACATCCAATCACCCTTAGCCAGGCGGTCGAGGCCGGGACGGCCTGCTGGATCAAACCAGATGCGCAGTTTCACGCCTCGATCGTGCTGGTCTGCTTCCGTGGGTTCTCGGAGGTTCTGCAGATTACAGAAGCAGGGGACGTCCAAGGGGTTTAAGGAGGGATCGTGCATGGAGAGGTTCATCGGTACTGTAGTCGTCGTCACAGGAGCTGCTTCGGGGATCGGGCGAGCGACGGCTGAGCTTTTCCTCGAGGAAGGAGCGTCCGTCGCAGCGGTGGACATCG comes from the bacterium genome and includes:
- a CDS encoding IclR family transcriptional regulator → MPKKRAQATGSENVLKIIEILASRGKVRVRELARELNIAPSTAMRFLRTLVQSGFAAVDEETRLYRPGLHFLQVAIQLQEQFTLTRVARPVLENLFSRVHETVNLGVLSDDLRDVIHVDKIVTDRVVRIDTSIGRTAPSYCTALGKAMLAFRPTVEVGVYIKQADLIPHTPNTLVDPTELVRHLGDVRRKGYAVDLEEYSEHLECVAAPVLNDRGVAVAGISISRLVVPGERNLDAVAAEVVRAARALSIFVANAY
- a CDS encoding sulfatase; its protein translation is MNVVLISIDSLNRHFLKIYGQPIEIDVKTPNMDVLAGRGTVFDTHFAGSLPCMPARREFLAGVQEFLWRPWGPIEPFDRPLARLARGAGIVTQLVTDHFHFFQHGSQGYYSDYQGFDFIRGQEHDAWKTAPRSPDPTFLRQLNFDSAQPSTDYMNPLSYARNTFGFKDEEQFFAPRVFQSAARWIDDNHDQESFFLVIDSFDVHEPFHNPDAYARMYTDEDVNDPEMILWPVYGNVYESGPARLSPRQVAFVRAQFAGKMTMVDRWLGRFLERLDHYGLWDNTAVILTSDHGHYLGEKGAMGKPDCHVYNVLAKTPLIIWHPQAATNSRRVKALTSAVDLYATVLDLLELDVDPGPHSHSLVPLLTEAGERVRDWALYGYYGRAVNITDGRYTYHRAPDWERPLYLYSTAFMNPLDWFHPVRLPDPDTVVSGRFLPYTPTPVWRYPVRFDPWYRESLLFDTQADPWQNTDLSGLAPDRLRSMEAFLKEALAALSAPDELYARLELA
- a CDS encoding cyclase family protein is translated as MDFIDLTIPIRNGTPSIPGEPGGYVLPFAKFAVQGWVSHQLLLYTHLGTHLDAPSHFIKDGGGIETWPLTQLIGPAIIARLRGEPQSGEVDYGDFDWPREPGSGDRVLLHTGWGKRWGAGGYFSGFPSLCLQLVQRLIEAGVVLVGMDTPTPHEQDPKTMHEALLGSQVAVLEGLIRLEEVPGSSGELICLPLPLVGLDGAPCRVVFRADTGERQR